ATTCGTTTAtgacataatatttatttttcttttaatcaaTCATTTggtatatttcataaatatgtatacacacatatatatatgtgtatgtatagttAAAATTTGTCTAACACGAAACTGTCAAGTGCAAACACaactgcgactgtctctgtccgataCGAGAACAGAGTTTGATTTAAATACGCACACGGTACGCAATGCACACGATAGCCGATGGCCTCTCGGTTCTGTTTTGCATGATCTGGACCATCGAATCTTGATTACTACTGTACCACTGTCGCAGTCGTCACTATGCAAAAGCCGACGACGAACGCAGAACAACCTTGTCTGTTCTGCTTCGCGCGGTACCACCAATTCTAAATATAGTAACTGCTTCTTGacaaattattgtttttgtcGATCCGGTCGGTCCAACATTAGGACTACTGATCGAACTCAGAATTGTTACCTTCTGCGCCTTCGCGGTTCTATCAATTTGCGCGCGCAGATTACGCGGGTAGTATAAACAATTGTCAACATTTTTAACCCTCGTGCATCGCTCACAATCAAATTTAACTCAAATAAATTCTTCCATGCGAAAGGAATCTACATTCTGCGAACAAATACTTATTTCAAAACTACTTTTCTCGCAAGCACGAAAACAAATGTATAAAAAGTATTATGCAACGTTTGTTTAACGTTGTTAAACGTTTGTTTAAAATTGTGTATATAGAGCAGACATATACTTGTCCGAAAGTACGAATACAAATCTGTACCTGCAAGTCCATGCTTTTCctttctgtttctgtttctatGTAACGTGTAAGAGCTTCtgctttttaaaaaaataacaaaagtgGACTTGAGTCTGGTACAGAAATGTATaagacataaaatatttatacaattttttcaagCTTCCGGTCATACGCTCGATTCGTAAATGACAATTTGGACTATCGGTTTTTTCTTCGTTTGCGAGTTGTTTGTAGTCGCAGCGATGTCTCGAAGCACAGCTTCTACCGCCTCTTCCCATTCTTGGTCCTTCAAGTCTCCTCGACTGAACGAGGCCGACCATTTTAAACGTGGCATCGATATCACCGTCAATACTTTCCTACAATTAACATTGcaattattgcaatatttattataaatatataatatatatttatttatatttgattcaatataatatattaaactgATGCATATCAAGAAGCCAGTTTCTTGACAATGACCTGAGATCCGAGTGAAGAGCGGACATGTCACCTCCAGCCTGTTCCCCGAGTTTTCGTAAAGTTTCCGCCAATGGGCCGCTGAGCCTTTGTAGTCTTCTCCACGATTGAGCATATTGTCGTCTCAGCAGTTCAATAATGGTACTCGTTAACGCCAATCCAACCAGAATGTATAGCGTGCAGAGTAACGTGTACTTCGGCTTTTCTGCGTACGAGCGGTGACACGAAGCGTAGCTATAATGAATGTATAAACACGCACTACGCGAATATACATACTCGTATTACTATTGTCTACAACAGTGATGGACAGATCGAGTGACCGCCGAGCAATTCATGGGCATTGGCGTACACGACGCGTGGAGaaatccaaaattgcaaaatttcaaacttgcagaagtagaaatttaataattgagaaGATCAACAATGtagacatttttataatttttaaatttgataattaggtaATGCGAaagtcatttggaaatttaaatagttaaaaaattaaaaaatttaaaattaaatttaaatattaaaattaaaatactaagGATCATGTATGGTTGCCCATCACTGGTTCACAAGATCCTACACGTGTACTAAAAACAACTACAACAGCGATTACGTTTGATTCCTAAGAAACCTGATCGTAAAAATGCATAATACATATCACGCAACTTACTCGGCACCAAGTCACCGAATCCTATAGTAGTCATGGTcacgaaacaaaaataaaagccATCAAAGAAGTTCCACTCGTCTTCCCATAACATAAACATACCTGCGCCACATGCAAGGTATAAGAACAAAAGTAGAACCGCTGCCAAGGCTCCTGAAAAAAGTAGAGAATAAACGTTGAATGAAAATCCGTTCGTGCccgttaatataaatattttcgatgCCATTCATGCGAATCACAAGCACAGTTTTGGTATACATGCACAACTATACGCAAAACTTGGGTGTAAAATTAGTAATCGTTTGGTATTTCACTGTTTCGTTATTTCAACTGACTGGTCAAATTTACCGAGTGATTTCCTTCCGGTTGAATTTGCCGGTACACAGGGAATTGAAAAGCAAAACGGAAGTTTTGATTTCACTGCCAGACCGATTTTGACGACAGCTGCGGCGAATAGTTTACCTAAGTCGGCTATAACTATTAATGTCAATGGTATTCCGACGAAAGCAAACAAAATGCAGAATAACCTTCCCCAACTGGTCGAAGGTACAACATTTCCGTATCCTAAAAAATAAGTGAAGCATATAAAtactagtatactcattactctttaaattaattttcatcgttttattttgttattaactaTTTAATATTCGGCTGTGCTTAGAATAAACGTCCGTCActctacaaaaattataaaatcactaaGGATTCATTCTTCTACTGTTCGGCAATGCTCGTCTACCGAACGAGCACGAACGAATGCTCTTGCTCTTACGCTCACTCTACTCTACATTCTTGTTTGCTTACTCTAAATGCACCCAAATATTATCCGATTCGCttcgaattttgtaaatatgatCTGAATACTTGTTACTATAATTGCAGAATTACTTTCAGACTGTAATTTTAACATGATGTAACATCCTtgtctaaaatatttattcgtatCATGAATATTTTCGAAGATATTTGAGACTATTTTAATGAGCCACATTATATCACATATTATTCATTACCGATTGTAGTAACGACAGTGCTTGCAAAAAAGATAGCTTGAAAAACGCTCCATCTTTCGGTGACAATCGGCGGTAATACACTTGTATCTCGATCTTCTTGATCGAACGTATCTGTCACAAAATTGATCAACAATCCACCTTGTGCTGCTTCCTGGACGGCCTCTTCGTAAGCACGTAACTTTACGTTAACCTGTTAACATCCTCGTGTAACAGTTCGAACGTTTATAATTTAGGAAGACACGAATGATGTCTACTTCCGAGAGAAGAAATATCGACTCACCAATGTTCGCAAGTTCGACACATCGGTGTTGTTAGAAATCGAGTTGACGAACGAGTATCTATGGACGCGCAAATTGGCGCGCAAATTTTCTAACCGCGCTAACTCCGCCGGAAGTTCGATGTGCCGAAAAACCTGTTCGacaaaattaaaagtgaaaattCTTTAAAACGTGATGTAATATTTTTAGACGTTTTATCGCTTGGAGATATTAAAACAATGTATGACTACGTTTTGTCGATCCTTGTGTTTATGAATCTCTCGAATCTCAAGTGGTTGGTTTAATATCGCTTTACTCCACACTCGTGTTTAGTTTACACTTTTATAACCTCGTCAATCATTTTCATGTGTAAtcagaaaattttagaattgtgatattgtaaaatatttatagtatttttattttatgtctaacgtgacaattttttaaagtattgtGATATATAAATACGAATATTTagatatattgaaaaatatctATGGGTATCTACGTATTAGGGATATATTGGAATATCTAGG
Above is a window of Megachile rotundata isolate GNS110a chromosome 1, iyMegRotu1, whole genome shotgun sequence DNA encoding:
- the LOC100877891 gene encoding TWiK family of potassium channels protein 7, translated to MTGKKSNLSVEFAQGNNSVNEVTDKERLSRGEYIQKMKSIAGHVGLLITLMLYTAIGGLVFRHIELPAELARLENLRANLRVHRYSFVNSISNNTDVSNLRTLVNVKLRAYEEAVQEAAQGGLLINFVTDTFDQEDRDTSVLPPIVTERWSVFQAIFFASTVVTTIGYGNVVPSTSWGRLFCILFAFVGIPLTLIVIADLGKLFAAAVVKIGLAVKSKLPFCFSIPCVPANSTGRKSLGALAAVLLLFLYLACGAGMFMLWEDEWNFFDGFYFCFVTMTTIGFGDLVPKKPKYTLLCTLYILVGLALTSTIIELLRRQYAQSWRRLQRLSGPLAETLRKLGEQAGGDMSALHSDLRKVLTVISMPRLKWSASFSRGDLKDQEWEEAVEAVLRDIAATTNNSQTKKKPIVQIVIYESSV